The Xanthomonas sontii genome contains a region encoding:
- a CDS encoding peroxiredoxin, protein MAVLAACALVLVLAWQNRGLREERRWFVTRTTEPYLGMYVPRIAATTLDGAPLTLGEPAAERQVLFFFTTTCPYCKRSAPQMVQAAQRLAAQQPDVQVLGVCQCSPAQAQRYAAEHGFTFPVTTLTDRRALMLFRARNVPTLLALDHEGRVRYARVGVFETTERMQDLMAAVRRTDAPPALATIEE, encoded by the coding sequence TTGGCGGTGCTGGCGGCATGCGCGTTGGTGCTGGTGCTGGCCTGGCAGAACCGCGGTCTGCGCGAGGAACGGCGCTGGTTCGTCACCCGCACCACCGAGCCGTATTTGGGCATGTATGTGCCGCGCATCGCCGCTACCACCTTGGACGGTGCGCCGCTGACGCTGGGTGAGCCGGCGGCCGAGCGACAGGTCCTGTTCTTCTTCACCACCACCTGCCCGTACTGCAAGCGCTCGGCGCCGCAGATGGTGCAGGCCGCGCAGCGTCTGGCCGCGCAGCAGCCCGACGTGCAGGTGCTGGGCGTGTGCCAGTGCAGCCCCGCGCAGGCGCAGCGCTACGCCGCCGAGCACGGCTTCACGTTTCCGGTGACCACGTTGACCGACCGCCGCGCACTGATGCTGTTCCGCGCGCGCAACGTGCCGACGCTGCTGGCGCTGGACCACGAAGGACGCGTGCGCTACGCACGCGTCGGCGTTTTCGAGACCACGGAGCGGATGCAGGACCTGATGGCCGCAGTGCGTCGCACGGATGCGCCGCCGGCCTTGGCAACCATCGAGGAGTAA
- a CDS encoding DUF4142 domain-containing protein — translation MTSPLHPVRLTLLAALTAVALSGCGKPGDQASRTAPATSPEPTAAPVGGESGRAPIGGDASAKAMLQVLEGNVVALSKQALSRNVSKTVADFARETIAVHHDADPATAGKGGPGDAEKIDAQVAKGRAQLQALGDEKDDSAYMNAYAAAVVRQYSDALSVIDAELVPAAKEDATRQELQQARKRIAEQLERAQALASARY, via the coding sequence ATGACCTCACCTCTTCATCCCGTCCGCCTGACCCTGCTTGCCGCGCTCACCGCCGTGGCGCTGAGCGGCTGCGGCAAGCCCGGCGACCAGGCCTCGCGCACCGCACCGGCCACCTCGCCGGAGCCCACCGCCGCGCCGGTGGGTGGCGAAAGCGGACGCGCACCGATCGGCGGCGACGCCTCGGCCAAGGCGATGCTGCAGGTGCTGGAGGGCAACGTGGTGGCGCTGTCCAAGCAGGCGCTGTCGCGCAACGTCAGCAAGACCGTGGCCGACTTCGCTCGCGAGACCATCGCTGTGCATCACGACGCGGACCCGGCCACGGCCGGCAAGGGCGGCCCCGGCGATGCGGAGAAGATCGACGCGCAGGTGGCCAAGGGCCGCGCGCAACTGCAGGCGCTGGGCGATGAGAAGGACGACTCCGCCTACATGAACGCCTACGCGGCGGCCGTGGTGCGGCAGTACTCCGACGCGCTGTCGGTGATCGATGCCGAGCTGGTGCCGGCGGCCAAGGAAGACGCCACCCGCCAGGAACTGCAGCAGGCGCGCAAGCGCATCGCCGAGCAACTGGAGCGCGCGCAGGCGCTGGCCTCGGCCCGCTACTGA
- a CDS encoding pirin family protein — protein MTDPIVQIKPLGFPWDTIDPFLFCVYHDDAYPAGNGAMGPAASLHGRAIGQDFSRKDGWSMYHGEEIPGFPGHPHRGFETVTIVRKGLIDHADSLGAAARFGAGDVQWVTAGAGIVHSEMFPLLDTAAPNPLELFQIWLNLPARNKLAAPHFTMFWSEDLPRFTATNDAGRTTEVACVAGRIGPVDAAPGSAGGPLAPPPDSWAAQDDADVAIWTIRMAPGARWILPAAQGRGTRRGLYFFKGAAVTVGGRPVTRHAAIELRADQAVELVNGDGEASEFLVLQGRPIAEPVAQHGPFVMNTPAEIAQAMADYRRTQFGGWPWRDEAPVHGSDPTRFARHPDGREERPASRAVAADG, from the coding sequence ATGACCGACCCCATCGTCCAGATCAAGCCGCTTGGCTTCCCTTGGGACACGATCGACCCGTTCCTGTTCTGCGTCTACCACGACGATGCCTACCCCGCCGGCAACGGCGCGATGGGGCCGGCGGCGTCCCTGCACGGCCGCGCCATCGGCCAGGACTTCAGCCGCAAGGACGGCTGGAGCATGTATCACGGCGAGGAGATTCCCGGCTTTCCCGGCCATCCGCACCGTGGCTTCGAGACCGTGACCATCGTGCGCAAGGGCCTGATCGACCATGCCGACTCGCTCGGTGCGGCGGCGCGCTTCGGCGCCGGCGACGTGCAGTGGGTGACGGCCGGCGCGGGCATCGTCCATTCGGAGATGTTCCCGCTGCTGGACACGGCGGCACCCAACCCGCTGGAGCTGTTCCAGATCTGGCTCAACCTGCCGGCGCGCAACAAGCTGGCTGCGCCGCACTTCACCATGTTCTGGTCGGAAGACCTGCCGCGCTTCACCGCCACCAACGATGCCGGCCGCACCACCGAGGTGGCCTGCGTGGCCGGCCGCATCGGCCCGGTCGACGCCGCGCCCGGCAGCGCCGGCGGCCCGCTCGCGCCGCCACCGGATTCGTGGGCCGCGCAGGACGATGCCGATGTGGCCATCTGGACGATCCGCATGGCACCCGGCGCACGCTGGATCCTGCCCGCCGCGCAAGGCCGCGGCACGCGCCGCGGCCTGTATTTCTTCAAGGGCGCAGCGGTGACGGTGGGCGGGCGCCCGGTGACCCGCCATGCGGCGATCGAGCTGCGCGCCGATCAGGCGGTCGAGTTGGTCAATGGCGACGGCGAGGCGAGCGAATTCCTGGTGCTGCAAGGCCGACCGATCGCCGAACCGGTGGCGCAACACGGTCCGTTCGTGATGAACACGCCGGCCGAGATCGCCCAGGCCATGGCCGACTATCGCCGCACCCAGTTCGGCGGCTGGCCATGGCGGGACGAGGCGCCGGTGCACGGCAGCGACCCGACCCGCTTCGCGCGACATCCGGATGGACGCGAGGAGCGGCCGGCGTCGCGCGCGGTCGCCGCCGACGGCTAG
- a CDS encoding RNA polymerase sigma factor → MRSEPLPALSRLFLQWRPSLSRYFRKRRAAAWDADDLLQEVWLRLQRSEAHAPEIANPEAYLFTIAANLMREHALLHQRNSQRDTCLDDVLERLAVPCEADAQVHRAQRRQRLAELMARLPPKCRAAMTLRYRDELGYQEIAEQLQISSHMVKKYIIKGLAVCRQGMARYA, encoded by the coding sequence GTGCGTTCCGAACCCCTGCCGGCGTTGTCGCGGCTGTTCCTGCAATGGCGGCCGTCGCTGAGCCGCTATTTCCGCAAGCGTCGCGCCGCGGCCTGGGATGCCGACGACCTGTTGCAGGAAGTGTGGCTGCGGCTGCAGCGCAGCGAGGCGCATGCGCCGGAGATCGCCAATCCCGAAGCCTACCTGTTCACCATCGCCGCCAACCTGATGCGCGAGCACGCGCTGCTGCACCAGCGCAACAGCCAGCGCGACACCTGCCTGGACGATGTGCTGGAGCGGCTGGCGGTGCCCTGCGAGGCCGATGCACAGGTGCACCGCGCGCAGCGCCGGCAGCGCCTGGCCGAGCTGATGGCGCGGCTGCCGCCGAAGTGTCGCGCGGCGATGACGCTGCGCTACCGCGACGAACTGGGCTACCAGGAAATCGCCGAGCAACTGCAGATCTCCAGCCACATGGTCAAGAAATACATCATCAAGGGCCTGGCGGTGTGCCGGCAGGGCATGGCGCGCTATGCGTGA
- a CDS encoding FecR domain-containing protein, translated as MREDPQRVAEAAADWYLAQRETALPPARQAEFLAWLRHSPAHVAAYFDIARMHADLPSAAQAQQASSAQLRAHALRSGAVVVPLRPDVDTPTSVPHPRRVLPRRRRWPLAAAAVLALAAAGVALRLSAPEQVLATVYAAPADAPRSVALDDGSVVQLERGGAIAVRYGTQRRDIALLRGKAVFDLGHDPARPLRVSVGALVLRDVGTVFGVDPQAGGARVTVLQGRVQVSRDTPAWWHRGDLPSEGTTLADLGRGQQARLDAQGRVLARRDHADIADATAWLPAQVGVHDRSLGEVARLFNAYTTQPLRIADPALAARRVSGVFHLRDPEAFVAYLGSLPDVQVQRDAHAVTIRHAPAPL; from the coding sequence ATGCGTGAGGATCCGCAGCGCGTCGCCGAGGCGGCCGCGGACTGGTACCTGGCGCAGCGCGAGACCGCGTTGCCGCCGGCGCGGCAGGCCGAGTTCCTGGCCTGGCTGCGGCACTCGCCGGCGCACGTGGCCGCCTATTTCGACATCGCGCGGATGCACGCCGACCTGCCGTCCGCGGCGCAGGCGCAGCAGGCCAGCAGTGCGCAGCTGCGCGCGCATGCCTTGCGCAGCGGGGCGGTGGTGGTGCCGCTGCGCCCGGATGTGGACACGCCGACGTCGGTGCCCCACCCGCGTCGTGTCCTGCCACGGCGCAGGCGCTGGCCGCTGGCGGCCGCCGCCGTGCTCGCGCTGGCCGCCGCGGGTGTGGCGCTGCGCCTGAGCGCGCCGGAGCAGGTGCTGGCGACGGTGTACGCAGCGCCAGCGGACGCGCCGCGCAGCGTCGCGCTGGACGACGGCAGCGTGGTGCAACTGGAGCGCGGTGGCGCGATCGCCGTGCGCTACGGCACGCAGCGTCGCGACATCGCCCTGCTGCGCGGCAAGGCGGTGTTCGATCTCGGCCACGATCCGGCGCGGCCGCTGCGGGTCAGCGTTGGCGCGCTGGTGCTGCGCGATGTCGGCACCGTGTTCGGGGTCGACCCGCAGGCCGGTGGTGCACGCGTCACCGTGCTGCAGGGGCGGGTGCAGGTGTCGCGCGATACCCCGGCGTGGTGGCACCGAGGCGACCTGCCGTCGGAGGGGACGACGCTGGCTGACCTGGGCCGCGGCCAGCAGGCGCGGCTGGATGCGCAGGGCCGCGTGCTGGCGCGGCGCGACCACGCCGACATCGCCGACGCCACCGCCTGGCTGCCGGCGCAGGTCGGCGTGCACGATCGCAGCCTGGGCGAAGTGGCGCGCCTGTTCAACGCCTACACCACGCAGCCGCTGCGCATCGCCGACCCGGCGCTGGCGGCGCGGCGGGTCAGCGGCGTGTTCCACCTGCGCGATCCGGAGGCCTTCGTCGCCTATCTCGGCAGCCTGCCTGACGTGCAGGTGCAGCGCGATGCGCACGCGGTGACCATCCGCCACGCACCGGCACCGCTGTAA
- a CDS encoding TonB-dependent receptor, producing the protein MRKPLVVSIALLLGCTSSLPAWSAPAATAQAIAPMPLAQALDQFARSSGLQLMYDPALAEGLRSSGAPAGLAPPQQLHALLAGTGLDYRMLTPGSVAIVRSSVAAAPVAAPRAPRSAAPAHAETDGEHDGPRELAPINVTANSVDTLAPSAAPLEASQPTSVIDERFIRDGLRLNSNYDDIIKYAPSVVTTSPEGPGLGKNEGISIRGFQDGQFNITFDGIPFGDASDLHHTTSAYFNNHVLGQAEIDRGPGGGATIGNATFGGTLALRTRNPSQVDGVTVYGTGGSWNTWAGGVSADEHIGNTRLFADLSKEASDTYLKGTDDRREHAFLKTVTDLGEATTLTFVSSYNQEHQNTVQGATRAQIAQHGWRYGLGNDPTLQNYTGYNAAAYYSSFTYLGLSTRLGAWDLDNKVYYNSFDHTASKTSIPTSESAADNGVTFYSATGKKLSKAAKDVPGKLSDNDFRAFGDVLRLARDLGPGQLQTGVWVERNLDERQQLPVDMTTGAASGTKYGPLYNYNLHDRTDTLQPYLQYDWKLSDSLTLSPGLRYARVQRQLDAELNKSTPPAPAHSDASYDATLPSLSLHQTFNEHWSGYVQAARGFLAPPIDVIELNGARGLRPELTSNYQLGTSYAARGLTFGADVYYIDFSNYISQTLINTDSGTESAFVNGGGAVYRGAEAEATYALTPILSLYANASYNDATYKHSSTQVAGTPRVTAALGLLYNSGTGYFGSLMEKVVGAQYGVDNSTAANGTTVFGNDQRLGGYASLDAALGYRSTHGPYGLKGYSISMDVNNLLNRHALIGYAGTRSSDNQPLYFGLAGRGVFLDLSLKF; encoded by the coding sequence ATGCGCAAGCCTCTCGTCGTCTCCATCGCCCTGCTGTTGGGCTGCACGTCTTCGCTGCCGGCCTGGTCGGCGCCCGCCGCCACGGCCCAAGCCATCGCGCCCATGCCGCTGGCGCAGGCGCTGGACCAGTTCGCGCGCAGCAGCGGGCTGCAACTGATGTACGACCCGGCGCTGGCCGAAGGCCTGCGCAGCAGCGGTGCCCCGGCCGGCCTGGCGCCGCCGCAGCAGTTGCATGCGCTGCTCGCCGGCACCGGCCTGGACTACCGCATGCTGACCCCGGGCTCGGTCGCCATCGTGCGCAGCAGCGTCGCCGCCGCGCCGGTCGCCGCCCCACGGGCGCCGCGCAGCGCCGCCCCGGCGCATGCCGAGACCGATGGGGAACACGACGGTCCGCGCGAACTGGCGCCGATCAACGTCACCGCCAACAGCGTCGACACACTGGCGCCCAGCGCCGCGCCGCTGGAGGCGAGCCAGCCGACCTCGGTGATCGACGAGCGCTTCATCCGCGACGGCCTGCGCCTGAATTCCAACTACGACGACATCATCAAGTACGCGCCCAGCGTGGTCACCACCTCGCCGGAAGGCCCGGGCCTTGGCAAGAACGAGGGCATCAGCATCCGCGGCTTCCAGGACGGCCAGTTCAACATCACCTTCGACGGCATTCCCTTCGGCGATGCCAGCGACCTGCACCACACCACCTCGGCCTACTTCAACAACCACGTGCTCGGCCAGGCCGAGATCGACCGCGGCCCCGGCGGCGGCGCCACCATCGGCAACGCCACCTTCGGCGGCACCCTGGCGCTGCGCACGCGCAATCCCAGCCAGGTGGACGGCGTGACCGTGTACGGCACCGGCGGCAGTTGGAACACCTGGGCCGGCGGCGTCAGCGCCGACGAGCACATCGGCAACACGCGTCTGTTCGCGGATCTGTCCAAGGAAGCCAGCGATACCTACCTCAAGGGCACCGACGACCGCCGCGAGCATGCCTTCCTCAAGACCGTCACCGATCTGGGCGAGGCGACCACGCTGACCTTCGTCAGCAGCTACAACCAGGAGCACCAGAACACCGTGCAGGGCGCCACCCGCGCGCAGATCGCGCAGCATGGCTGGCGCTATGGCCTGGGCAACGATCCGACCCTGCAGAACTACACCGGCTACAACGCCGCGGCCTACTACTCCAGCTTCACCTACCTGGGCCTGAGCACGCGCCTGGGCGCGTGGGACCTGGACAACAAGGTCTACTACAACAGCTTCGACCACACCGCTTCCAAGACCAGCATCCCCACCAGCGAGAGCGCTGCCGACAACGGCGTGACCTTCTACAGCGCGACTGGCAAGAAGCTGTCCAAGGCCGCCAAGGACGTGCCGGGCAAGCTCTCGGACAACGACTTTCGCGCCTTCGGCGACGTGCTGCGTCTGGCGCGGGACCTCGGTCCGGGCCAGCTGCAGACCGGCGTATGGGTGGAGCGCAACCTGGACGAGCGCCAGCAGTTGCCGGTGGACATGACGACCGGCGCGGCCAGCGGCACCAAGTACGGCCCACTGTACAACTACAACCTGCACGACCGCACCGACACCCTGCAGCCGTACCTGCAGTACGACTGGAAGCTCAGCGACAGCCTGACCCTCAGCCCGGGCCTGCGCTACGCGCGGGTGCAGCGCCAGCTCGATGCCGAACTCAACAAGAGCACCCCGCCGGCGCCAGCACACAGCGACGCCAGCTACGACGCCACGCTGCCGTCGCTGAGCCTGCACCAGACCTTCAACGAGCACTGGAGCGGCTACGTGCAGGCCGCGCGCGGCTTCCTGGCGCCGCCGATCGACGTGATCGAACTCAACGGCGCCCGTGGCCTGCGTCCGGAGCTGACCAGCAACTACCAGCTCGGCACCAGCTACGCCGCGCGTGGCCTGACCTTCGGCGCCGACGTCTACTACATCGACTTCAGCAACTACATCAGCCAGACCCTGATCAACACCGACAGCGGCACCGAGAGCGCCTTCGTCAACGGCGGCGGTGCGGTGTACCGCGGCGCCGAGGCCGAGGCCACCTACGCGCTGACGCCGATCCTGAGCCTGTACGCCAACGCCAGCTACAACGACGCCACCTACAAGCACAGCAGCACCCAGGTCGCCGGCACGCCGCGAGTAACCGCCGCCCTGGGCCTGCTGTACAACAGCGGCACCGGCTATTTCGGTTCGCTGATGGAGAAGGTGGTGGGCGCGCAGTACGGCGTGGACAACAGCACCGCGGCCAACGGCACCACCGTGTTCGGCAACGACCAGCGCCTGGGCGGCTACGCCAGCCTGGATGCGGCGCTGGGCTACCGCAGCACGCACGGGCCGTACGGGTTGAAGGGCTACTCGATCAGCATGGACGTCAACAACCTGCTGAACCGGCATGCGCTGATCGGCTACGCCGGCACCCGTTCCTCCGACAACCAGCCGCTGTATTTCGGCCTGGCCGGACGTGGCGTGTTCCTCGACCTGTCGCTGAAGTTCTGA